One genomic region from Pseudorca crassidens isolate mPseCra1 chromosome 11, mPseCra1.hap1, whole genome shotgun sequence encodes:
- the LOC137201946 gene encoding keratin, type II cytoskeletal 5, which yields MSRQSSVSFRSGGNRSFSTASAITPSVSRTSFTSVSRSGGGGGGGGFGRVSLGGAYGTGGYGSRSLYNLGGSKRISISSSGGGFRNRGCATGAGGGYGFGGGAGGGFGFGGGAGGGFGLSGGAGFGGGYGGSGFSVCPPGGIQEVTINQSLLTPLNLQIDPNIQRVRTEEREQIKTLNNRFASFIDKVRFLEQQNKVLETKWALLQEQSTKTVRQNLEPLFEQYTNNLRRQLDGILGERGRLDSELRNMQDLVEDFKNKYEDEINKRTTAENEFVMLKKDVDAAYMNKVELEAKVEALMDEINFLKMFFEAELSQIQTHISDTSVVLSMDNNRCLDLDSIIAEVKAQYEEIANRSRTEAESWYQTKYEELQLTAGRHGDDLRNTKQEISEMNRMIQRMRSDIDNVKKQCSNLQNAVADAEQRGELALKDARNKLSGLEDALQKAKQDMARLLKDYQELMNTKLALDVEIATYRKLLEGEECRLSEGIGPVNISFVTNTVSSAYGGGGSFGSGLGGGLGGGLGGGSSGFYSSSSGGAGLGSGLGVGGSSFSAGSGRSLGFGSGGGSSSNVKFVSTTSSSRKSFKS from the exons ATGTCTCGCCAGTCGAGTGTGTCCTTCCGGAGCGGGGGCAACCGTAGCTTCAGCACCGCCTCTGCCATCACCCCGTCTGTCTCCCGCACCAGTTTCACCTCCGTGTCCCggtccgggggtgggggtggaggtggcggCTTTGGCAGGGTCAGCCTTGGGGGTGCTTACGGCACGGGCGGCTATGGCAGCCGGAGCCTCTACAACCTGGGGGGCTCCAAGAGGATCTCCATCAGCAGTAGCGGTGGTGGCTTCAGGAACCGAGGTTGTGCCACCGGTGCCGGAGGCGGCTATGGCTTTGGaggtggagctgggggtggaTTTGGTTTTGGCGGTGGAGCTGGTGGTGGCTTTGGGCTCAGTGGTGGAGCTGGCTTTGGTGGGGGATATGGGGGCTCTGGCTTCTCCGTCTGCCCCCCTGGAGGCATCCAAGAGGTCACCATCAACCAGAGTCTCCTGACTCCCCTCAACCTGCAAATCGACCCCAACATCCAGCGGGTCAGGACCGAGGAGCGGGAGCAGATCAAGACCCTCAACAACAGGTTCGCCTCCTTCATCGACAAG GTGCGGTTCCTGGAGCAGCAGAACAAGGTCCTGGAAACCAAGTGGGCTCTGCTGCAGGAGCAGAGCACCAAGACCGTGAGGCAGAACCTGGAGCCTTTGTTTGAGCAGTACACCAACAATCTCAGGAGACAGCTGGATGGTATCCTGGGGGAGAGAGGCCGCCTGGACTCAGAGCTGAGAAACATGCAGGACTTGGTGGAAGACTTCAAGAACAA GTATGAAGATGAAATCAACAAGCGTACCACCGCTGAGAATGAGTTTGTGATGCTGAAGAAG gatgtggatgCCGCCTACATGAACAAGGTGGAACTAGAGGCCAAGGTCGAGGCACTGATGGACGAGATCAACTTCTTGAAGATGTTCTTTGAGGCA GAGCTGTCCCAGATACAGACGCACATCTCAGACACGTCTGTGGTCCTGTCCATGGACAACAACCGCTGCCTGGACCTGGACAGCATCATCGCCGAGGTCAAGGCCCAGTACGAGGAGATCGCCAACCGCAGCCGCACAGAAGCCGAGTCCTGGTACCAGACCAAG TACGAGGAGCTGCAGCTGACTGCGGGCCGGCATGGCGACGATCTCCGCAACACCAAGCAAGAGATCTCCGAGATGAACAGGATGATCCAGAGGATGAGATCCGATATTGACAACGTCAAGAAGCAG tGTTCCAACCTGCAGAACGCCGTCGCCGATGCAGAGCAGCGTGGGGAGCTGGCCCTCAAGGACGCCAGGAACAAGCTGTCCGGGCTGGAGGACGCCCTGCAGAAGGCCAAGCAGGACATGGCACGGCTACTGAAGGACTACCAGGAGCTCATGAACACCAAGCTGGCCCTGGACGTGGAGATCGCCACCTACAGGAAGCTGCTGGAGGGCGAGGAGTGCAG ACTGAGTGAAGGAATTGGACCAGTCAACATCT CTTTTGTCACGAACACCGTCTCCTCTGCCTACGGCGGTGGCGGCAGCTTTGGCAGCGGCCTTGGCGGTGGTCTTGGCGGCGGCCTTGGCGGAGGCAGCAGCGGCTTCTACTCCAGCAGCAGCGGGGGCGCCGGCCTAGGCAGTGGGCTCGGTGTGGGGGGCTCCAGCTTCAGTGCGGGCAGTGGCCGAAGCCTGGGCTTTGGCAGTGGCGGGGGCAGCAGCTCCAATGTCAAGTTtgtctccaccacctcctcctcccggAAGAGCTTCAAGAGCTAA